The following DNA comes from Palaemon carinicauda isolate YSFRI2023 chromosome 27, ASM3689809v2, whole genome shotgun sequence.
agagagagagagagagagagagagagagagagagagagagagagagagagagagagagaaatatatttgtacatacatatacagtgtatatactgtaaatattagatgtatatgtgtgtgtatatatatatatatatatatatatatatatatatatatatatatattatatatatatatatatattatggatgaaaatcaacacaaaatcgtgttcaaatagaaataaatttgtacctcatacttgggatcgaaccctagacccttcaaatggattatatatatatatatatatatctatatatatatatatatatatatataatatatatatatatatatatatatttatatatatactccatatctaGAGTCTGGGACACTGGgtatttaaatatgattttatgGCCCTAAGTGAAGCaagttgtaaagggattggtaagggaACCTTACACCaaggccagtatatatatatatatatatatatatatatatatatatatatatatatatatatatatatatatatatatatatatatatattcaggaagaacttatggagttggaagagaagaaaagaatggttaggaatggtgatgacaccaagagcaaaaaaggcattaactgagtggagagctgtaaatagtagattttacttgcaaagtttaaatcaaagcagtgccatatgagtattatagtttgctatgcaccaacaaatgatttcccatgaagaaagaaaatatgaataccatgaaaaactgcagtgtaatagatgagattctggagagagatgaaaattgtgattggtgacttcattgctaaagttggaaggaataatcaagagatagagaatgtgttgggtgtcaagggtctttgcgaagtagcaaatgaaaatggagcacttttCATAAGTCTCtgttcaataaacaatcttgtcattgcagGTATTTTTCCCAGAACAGAGACATCCTCAAAtaaacatggacttcaccatgtggcggttgcaaatacagtataaaatagatcacattgtcattaaaaaagagaggaggactctgagaaatgtaagaagctaaagaggtgcagatattggtagtgatcaccagctcctcattgccacactgaaattaaaacgaaGTACCCAATAAAAAGGTAGGTAGAATacatatgtttgatacaactaagcttctagaagatcagAACAGAGAAGCATTTGCTGTTGAATGcagaaattgatttgcagtcttagacaccttgagacgaagagcagacaattaatgaagaatggtgtaatattaagaccACATatgagtcagttggtagtgaaattttgggacacgcagttacaaggagaaaaccttggatatcaaatgattcttggtATACTATAGAAAGGCGGGAAAGgcagaaattgatagttgaaagttttcgagaaagtaatgaaaattacaaggtagagcatgctaggtattccattattgatagtgtcaaaataaaagccaggaatgactggggaaaatataaagccaggaatgactggggaaAATATAAagccaggaaagcagatgaggcggaCAAgtctatgaattcaggtagtggctatggtgtaagaatcgctcatagaattctCAATGTAATCTCTACAGGGGCAAAGAAACAgcagcatatgcccatcaaaaagagagatgggtgtaTCATAACACAAGATGAAGACAACAtttgatggaaaactttagtgaggccAGGAATAGGAGATactaagggaataatttgattgatatatctgaagctaatGGAGACCTTGATGCATCCAGGAATGAATTCaacgtgtttgaagtcgaagcaattattaaaaatcttaagagatggaaagcccctggatatgatgaaataactgctgagatgacactGGCTGAAAATGGTGACTTAAGAATATTTCCAAGATTAAATtgcagaatgtgacatgaagaatgGGGGATAGAAATGTTGgtgggaaaaaaaaaagacctgtctgattgcgataattacagaggcatcacacttacatcggttgttatgaaattatatagtatgcttattctaaagagactagagagaaagattgatgaaaagctgagagatgaacaagcaaggtttagaaaagttagaacttgtactgacaaaattttcatttcgaGAAATGTTGTAccgcaatgcgtagaatatagatatccacttttgatgacatttggggACTATGATAaggcctttgatagagtgcacctgccaattttgtggagagttctgcgtaatAATGGAACTCCTTTTACATATGTGAATTTGATCACGTCTTTTCATGAGTATAGTAAGTATAAAGTTGATGTTAGTCGAGtcatatcaaaagaatttccagtgaacagcggaatacttttagggaatgttttgtcacccatgttatttatcctcctcatggattttgtaatgcgtagaacagtcggaaataatgtagaaggattggactggatttgcaaaaggaaattagctgacctaaattatgctgatgatgctctttttattagcagaacatcacaggacttgcaaagattgCTCACCAGAGTGCATGAAACATTACACGAAAGATAGAGATGGGGAAAtctggaagaggaaatatcattggaaggagaaagaattattgAGGCAGAAACATTCaagtatttaggtactatgatctccaatacagggtgtttagaatttaagtttggtgaaagattgaaaaaagcaaataagaaaatggctaagttaagtaaaattgggaaaccATACCAATTAAAATTACATACAAAACTCATACTGTATATCAGTTCAGTTAGGTTGGTAATACTTTATGgatatgagttatggtatgacaaggaaataatttccaacagattttgtagatttgagaacaaagctctcagaaggatattgggagttatacgGTAGGACATGATTCGAAACGAAATtataagagcgattactcgagtgccatgtgtggatgagatcatggtgaggggtagatggagatgttatGGCACGCTCTTaacacaccccaagagagattagttaagcgacgtttaactgggctccacaaggcatatatatatatatatatatatagatagatatttatatatatgtagatatttatatatatgtagatattttatatatatatatatatatatatatataaagaagttatTTATGATTGCATTTTTATTTGTGTTATCAAGATTTTTGGTAACGGTAACTTTTCCTTATGACGCATTGTCTTGGGACGGTGTTTTCTGTCTGTAGGAAGttttaaaaaacatgttatttttttgtgatttatttagCAAAATAAACATAGTTCTTATGATCGTTTACATAGTCGTGTCGATCCAAGCTAACCTTGTAGTGAAGAGAGTTCACCCGAGAAGGCGCTGAGAAGTATTGACTTATGAATAATGAATGGTTCTGTGATGAAGACGTCTTGACCTAGTGGGAGCTTGCTCTCTTAAAGCGGTGCGCCATATCCATTGGAGGGAGCAGGTGGAGCTCCATAGGCACCTCGTGGAGCCCCGACTCCATTGCCATTACCGTTTCCGTTGCCGTAGCCGTAAGGGATAACTCCGAGGAGTTCGTTGACGGAGTAGAAGGACTCTGCATCAGCGCAGTCAAAGTTGAACCACCAATCACAGACGAGGTACTGTTGGTTGAAGATGGTtccgttggggcagaggaaggagTCCTGCTGGCGGCGTCCACTGGGTCTGtcctggcagatgtggaagacctggcagccAGCTTCTCTGGCGGTGTCGGCGTAGTAGCCCATAACGTTTTGGGCGTTGCAGTCGAACCCGGTGTCAGGAACAGAGGCCAAGATAGGGTAGTCCTCTCCAGGGACGCCACCTCCGGGGATGTTCTCTGCTAGGGCAGCAATGGCAGGATCTACGCCGTAGCCATTTCTAGGCGGTCCATAGGAATTGCTGGGAGGACCATAGCTATTGCTGGGAGGGCGGTTATCAGCAGAAACAGCCCCGAGAATGACTGAAAGTAATTGATTAATTATGAAACAACAATTGCTATTTTAAAGAAACTGCTTCAAGAAAAGTTTTGGAGTACCTATATATTGGGATTTTTatgaaagatattatatatatagtatatatatatatatatatatatatacagtatatatatatatatatatatataaatatatgttatatatatagagagagagagagagagagagagagagagagagagagagataataaatcaattattgtattattgtattcCATCATGTAATTGAACGTAAATGTTACGCTTGATTCACATGAGTCTGAATTCTACATTAAAGTGCTTTTCCGTGCTTAATAAATAGGTCCATATATACTAAAAGAGTACTTACCGCAGAAGAGCAGTCCCTTCATCATTTTGTGTGAAGTGTGGATAGTGAGTGTTGAGGTGAGGAAAGCCAGGAGGATTCTGATGCTGATGATCGAGTTTGGAACACCTTTTATACTGGTCGGGTACGCCTCTTTCATTGCCCTGCCCACCTGACCTCTTGAGGGCCGTTCACCAGACTTCATCTCGTGCAATATATTTCTCGCAAGAAATAGATATCTGCTCTGTAAGGCGTTGCTGTTCGCATTTCCTTGACAGAAAGGAAAAATTAGGTCGCTAGAGAACATGATATTGTTTTGTtcatatgtttgtttatttttcttaaaaaggcCCTAAAACTGCTATATTTTTTCTTAGTAcagcctaaaatattttgtttaagtaCATTCTGCCCCAAACGAATTTagacattttgttttatttatatgtatatttagggAGTTATTGGATACCAAAACtaagattttcatttttattaatagttTTTCCTTGTGCGTGCCATTTTATTATTACGTCTTCATACACAGTACAGTATTTAATCCGTTGAAAGATAACACTTCCCTTTCTCattttaacctttttatttcttaTGGAATTATTTTGCGTTTGAGCCTTTCCTTTTTTAAATTAAATCAtctccattttttctttctttttttaccctTATTAAGTCTTCCATAGTTTTCTTAATTCGGTACATCAATCCTCATTTACTGAAGATATTCATCCCTACctactcccccccaaaaaaagaaaaaaattcccttTCCTTTCGTTGAGGTTTGAAGCAAAATTTTTCACCTTCataaatttttcatgtatttacACCAGTTCGTTACAGCGAGGTCGGCTGATTAGCGATTAGCATCAGTTATGGTTTTTTGTTGTGATGATGCGCACCAAGGCTATTCTAGATATCATCTTTGCCTTTATTTGCATATAAATTTTACAGTTGTGTATGTTTTCGAGACTGCTTCAATTTCATTGGTTATGaatgttttaatgatatttttgttgttgcttcCTTCTGTTTAGCGCTTTAGTCTGTCTAGCTCTTGAGAGTGTAGATAATGCATTGGTAATGAAAATGTATAGTTTTCCATTTATTCAGCAATTCATGGTGGGTAACATAAGCCTCATTTGATTTATTTACTCCAGTAGCGGCTGTTATCTATTTTGTGATGAATGAAGGGCTGGAGTAATTCCAGGATATAATAACTAAGAGCTGGAGGCTTTGGGCGCCAGCATTggttggttgattttttttttttcactttgaaggGCGACTGGAGACAAGAGGCATGATTTTAATCTTTCAGATTCTAGTAAGTCTTTGTTATTATGTTGTCACTTTCATGGCCGTCGCCACCCTGACTCTGATCCACCTAAGTCAACAATTTACCAGTTATCTATTCGCGTCAACAGTCCTGCAATACTTTATGGATTTGTTTTTGTCAACATTTTATTATGCATTCCGGCTGAGtgattattttatttcagttgGTCTTTTACCTTTCATATTATCGTTCGTTATTATTGACCTGGATTTGTATATTTCAGTTTCGGTGTTGATTTTTGTCTCGATTTTCTGTTGTCTTTCTTATAATTTAATAGATACTGCTTCAATCGTACATGATGATGAGGATTatctttattaatgctattatgaAATGCTGTAGCGTGTTGTTAATAATCTCCATTGATATTTATCTTCAATgatatgagattattattattattattattattattattattattattattaatattattacttgctaagctacaaccctattaggacaAGCTTGGacaagcaggctgctataagtccaaattctccaacagggaaaatagcccagtgaggaaaggaaacatggaaataagagatgtaattaacaattgaaataaaatatttcaagaatagtaacaacattaaaataaatatttcatatataaactataaaaacttcaacaacataaaaagaggagaaataagacagaatagtgtgtgcgagtgtaccctcaagcaaaacaactttaccccaagacagtggattaaCTATTGCCATAGTTATGAAACTAAATTTTTATGCTTGTATTGATATAATTTTGGTACTTTTGACTATTTTTTCCAAGTGAAATATCTGGCGCCGAAGTTCATGAAATCAGGCACGGATTTATTGAGCAAAACTACTTCATGACCAATACCGAATACCGTTATTGCATGAATGTGATGTGATATGGTGAAGTTAATGGGATGTTATTACATAACCATTGCCAACGATTTTCCTGTTAGTTCGTGTAGATGAGGGTTCTTGCAGCCTTTGTAAAGATAGTGCCCTAAAAGAGTGTTAATTTATACTGCCTCTCAGGTCTTTGCGTtagtaacttttttatttttcttccccgTGATGATTGTGTTCCAAGATGCTCTTAATGAAACCTAAATTGTCTGGTAGTAGGTTGGTTATGGCTTTCTCCTGCAATATCTCCGGTttacgcacaaacacacagacgCGCTTAAAGACCGGATAAATATGTACCggtatatccagatatatatatatatatatatatatatatatatatatatatatatatatatatatatatgtgcgtgtctatgtgtatatattttatatataatataatatatatatatgtatatatatatatatatatatatatatatatatatatatatatatatatatatatatatatgtgattatttcAATTCTATAGGATCATCCCTAAATAGTATAAAAGGCGTACATATGCgaaatatgtctatgtatatatatatatatatatatatatatatatatatatatatatttatattatatatatatatatctgtatatatatatatatatatatatatatatatatatgtatctgtatatatatatatatatatatatatatatatatatatatatatatatatattgaaataatcttATGAAGCTGATCTAGCATAACAGtaagtattttattcatttattttatttgcttatttaaaaGATggatagccagctcgtaaggtgagttccactcatgtaggtttaagtaaatgtatgtaaattacataggactttcatcattcatttgatTGTATGTGCATTCAGTttcgtttatgtaaatttacgttatttttaagtattaacttcatttcacgtattttgttatgaagtcttatgtaagctcatttaggtatgctgtattacacacacacacgaggtagTAAAACGgggtattacgtcatgtttatgtttgtttccacgtggttagaatatGTGTGAAAATTTCCGCAAGCCCCGTCTCTTCTCAAGTGTGtgacctctcaaacatgaataagtttttttacccaacgtatattgcatatagtgttgttcaaatgttggtggaatttattgaatgttaaatcaagtggtgtgttaatgtaagtactttaacATAGATTTTTAACTGGCCCTGtcagatttaggttaaacagtgaactgtatttattttgcttaactgtttggtAACCTCGTTGCATTTGTGAATTTCATATAGTGCTTTAtcatatttttatgaaattaatttccagtgaaacaagtgattctatAATTTTCATAGATTAACATTCTCTTGTCTGtgttttgttcaaatttaatattttgagtgatttatttttggtattaattctttcaaagtcttttaattttttatagaatatatttatttttgtaaagtgtgtattatttcgatcaccaatatttccaaacagtgctttgctcgtaatccctgactaagaaccgaagtaagaggttgtttttaaatagttcttaataagtaatcacccagttttgttttgagtgttacgtaagaTATTTGGATATTTAAGTTCACATATATTGCCGTATAGGAGTTACGTAATATTCTTAGAGCTCGAGTgtcatttttcaagtgtaacagatttatgtaaaaataaacaggtgagtttggagctcgggagtttatgtaattcgccagccgtaataatatatatagcaacaaatgtagccgtttctagtccactgcaggaaaaaggcttcagacatctccttattcatgtctgaggttttgccagtttttatcaccacgcaggccactgcaaattggtgatggtgggagattttcgtctgatcgctcatagtaaaccaTCCTTGTATGGCTAGTACTGATTTGCTGATCAtcgcgttacacaaaccctttcaccatgttaaggtatttccTCAGATagggatgttatatatatatatatatatatatatatatatatatatatatatatatatatatatatatatatatatatatatatatatatatatatatatatatatatatatatatatatacatatatatatatatatatatatatatatatatatattatatatatatatatatatatatatatatatatatatatatatatatatatacatatatatatatgtatgtatgtatgtatgtatgtatgtatgtatatataaagtaatgaaTATTTCCACTTTTTCCTTTAATGAGATCGGTTATTTTCCGATTGATTTGTTGAATGTCTGTTTCTTCTATCGTTAttcaaatatttagaatatttttcatcaattttctctcGAGCTTAAGAAAAAATTACCTTTCTCCCATTAAGAGTGTTGTGCATTTCTCCTCTCTTTTCTCCATTGACCATTTGCAGTTTTACCAATTCTCATCATTGTAAGCAGGCCTCAATTTTTTCATATGATTTAATAGTTCATTTAAGTTtcatcctttttttatatt
Coding sequences within:
- the LOC137620563 gene encoding uncharacterized protein, whose product is MMKGLLFCVILGAVSADNRPPSNSYGPPSNSYGPPRNGYGVDPAIAALAENIPGGGVPGEDYPILASVPDTGFDCNAQNVMGYYADTAREAGCQVFHICQDRPSGRRQQDSFLCPNGTIFNQQYLVCDWWFNFDCADAESFYSVNELLGVIPYGYGNGNGNGNGVGAPRGAYGAPPAPSNGYGAPL